One Mus musculus strain C57BL/6J chromosome X, GRCm38.p6 C57BL/6J DNA window includes the following coding sequences:
- the Atp6ap1 gene encoding V-type proton ATPase subunit S1 isoform 1 precursor (isoform 1 precursor is encoded by transcript variant 1), with product MMAATVVSRIRTGTGRAPVMWLSLSLVAVAAAVATEQQVPLVLWSSDRNLWAPVADTHEGHITSDMQLSTYLDPALELGPRNVLLFLQDKLSIEDFTAYGGVFGNKQDSAFSNLENALDLAPSSLVLPAVDWYAISTLTTYLQEKLGASPLHVDLATLKELKLNASLPALLLIRLPYTASSGLMAPREVLTGNDEVIGQVLSTLKSEDVPYTAALTAVRPSRVARDITMVAGGLGRQLLQTQVASPAIHPPVSYNDTAPRILFWAQNFSVAYKDEWKDLTSLTFGVENLNLTGSFWNDSFAMLSLTYEPLFGATVTFKFILASRFYPVSARYWFAMERLEIHSNGSVAHFNVSQVTGPSIYSFHCEYVSSVSKKGNLLVTNVPSVWQMTLHNFQIQAFNVTGEQFSYASDCAGFFSPGIWMGLLTTLFMLFIFTYGLHMILSLKTMDRFDDHKGPTITLTQIV from the exons ATGATGGCGGCAACAGTGGTATCTCGGATACGGACGGGGACAGGGCGGGCTCCAGTCATGTGGCTGTCTCTGTCGTTGgtggcagtggcagcagcagtggCCACGGAGCAGCAGGTGCCACTGGTACTGTGGTCGAGTGACCG GAATCTGTGGGCTCCTGTGGCCGACACACATGAGGGTCATATCACCAGCGATATGCAGCTTTCTACCTACTTAGACCCTGCCCTGGAGCTGGGTCCCCGTAATGTACTGCTGTTCCTACAGGACAAG CTAAGCATTGAGGATTTCACAGCATACGGTGGTGTGTTTGGAAATAAGCAGGACAGTGCCTTTTCTAACCTGGAG AATGCCCTGGACTTGGCCCCCTCCTCACTGGTGCTTCCTGCTGTGGACTGGTATGCAATCAGCACTCTGACCACCTACCTACAGGAGAAGCTTGGGGCTAGCCCCTTGCATGTGGATCTAGCTACCTTAAAGGAGCTGAAGCTCAATGCCAGCCTTCCTGCCCTGCTGCTCATCCGTCTGCCCTACACAGCCAG CTCCGGTCTGATGGCGCCCAGGGAGGTCCTCACAGGTAACG ATGAGGTCATCGGACAGGTACTGAGCACACTCAAGTCTGAAGATGTCCCTTACACCGCAGCTCTTACTGCAGTCCGCCCTTCTAGA GTGGCCCGTGATATAACCATGGTGGCTGGGGGTCTAGGTCGCCAGCTGCTTCAGACTCAGGTGGCATCTCCTGCGATCCATCCTCCTGTGAGTTACAATGACACTGCCCCAAGGATCCTGTTTTGGGCACAAAACTTCTCTGTGGCATACAAAGACGAGTGGAAAGACTTGACCTCCCTCACCTTTGGTGTGGAGAATCTTAACTTGACCGGCTCCTTCTGGAATGACTCCTTTGCCAT GCTTTCACTGACCTATGAGCCACTCTTTGGTGCAACAGTGACATTCAA GTTCATTCTGGCTAGTCGCTTCTATCCAGTGTCTGCCCGATATTGGTTTGCCATGGAACGACTTGAAATCCACAGCAATGGCTCTGTTGCCCATTTCAATGTTTCCCAAGTCACAGGACCTAGCATCTATTCTTTCCACTGTGAGTACGTCAGCAGTGTGAGCAAGAAAGGCAATCTCCTTGTGACCAACGTGCCCTCAGTCTGGCagatgactcttcataacttccaG ATCCAGGCCTTCAATGTGACTGGTGAACAGTTCTCCTATGCTAGCGACTGTGCTGGTTTCTTCTCTCCGGGCATCTGGATGGGTCTGCTCACCACCCTCTTCATGCTTTTCATATTCACCTATGGTCTGCACATGATACTCAGCCTAAAGACCATGGATCGCTTTGATGACCACAAGGGCCCCACCATCACTTTGACCCAGATTGTGTGA
- the Atp6ap1 gene encoding V-type proton ATPase subunit S1 isoform 3 precursor (isoform 3 precursor is encoded by transcript variant 3), with amino-acid sequence MMAATVVSRIRTGTGRAPVMWLSLSLVAVAAAVATEQQVPLVLWSSDRNLWAPVADTHEGHITSDMQLSTYLDPALELGPRNVLLFLQDKLSIEDFTAYGGVFGNKQDSAFSNLENALDLAPSSLVLPAVDWYAISTLTTYLQEKLGASPLHVDLATLKELKLNASLPALLLIRLPYTASSGLMAPREVLTGNDEVIGQVLSTLKSEDVPYTAALTAVRPSRVARDITMVAGGLGRQLLQTQVASPAIHPPVSYNDTAPRILFWAQNFSVAYKDEWKDLTSLTFGVENLNLTGSFWNDSFAMLSLTYEPLFGATVTFKFILASRFYPVSARYWFAMERLEIHSNGSVAHFNVSQVTGPSIYSFHCEYVSSVSKKGNLLVTNVPSVWQMTLHNFQNPSSYCVWNLVEPSDPCQCVS; translated from the exons ATGATGGCGGCAACAGTGGTATCTCGGATACGGACGGGGACAGGGCGGGCTCCAGTCATGTGGCTGTCTCTGTCGTTGgtggcagtggcagcagcagtggCCACGGAGCAGCAGGTGCCACTGGTACTGTGGTCGAGTGACCG GAATCTGTGGGCTCCTGTGGCCGACACACATGAGGGTCATATCACCAGCGATATGCAGCTTTCTACCTACTTAGACCCTGCCCTGGAGCTGGGTCCCCGTAATGTACTGCTGTTCCTACAGGACAAG CTAAGCATTGAGGATTTCACAGCATACGGTGGTGTGTTTGGAAATAAGCAGGACAGTGCCTTTTCTAACCTGGAG AATGCCCTGGACTTGGCCCCCTCCTCACTGGTGCTTCCTGCTGTGGACTGGTATGCAATCAGCACTCTGACCACCTACCTACAGGAGAAGCTTGGGGCTAGCCCCTTGCATGTGGATCTAGCTACCTTAAAGGAGCTGAAGCTCAATGCCAGCCTTCCTGCCCTGCTGCTCATCCGTCTGCCCTACACAGCCAG CTCCGGTCTGATGGCGCCCAGGGAGGTCCTCACAGGTAACG ATGAGGTCATCGGACAGGTACTGAGCACACTCAAGTCTGAAGATGTCCCTTACACCGCAGCTCTTACTGCAGTCCGCCCTTCTAGA GTGGCCCGTGATATAACCATGGTGGCTGGGGGTCTAGGTCGCCAGCTGCTTCAGACTCAGGTGGCATCTCCTGCGATCCATCCTCCTGTGAGTTACAATGACACTGCCCCAAGGATCCTGTTTTGGGCACAAAACTTCTCTGTGGCATACAAAGACGAGTGGAAAGACTTGACCTCCCTCACCTTTGGTGTGGAGAATCTTAACTTGACCGGCTCCTTCTGGAATGACTCCTTTGCCAT GCTTTCACTGACCTATGAGCCACTCTTTGGTGCAACAGTGACATTCAA GTTCATTCTGGCTAGTCGCTTCTATCCAGTGTCTGCCCGATATTGGTTTGCCATGGAACGACTTGAAATCCACAGCAATGGCTCTGTTGCCCATTTCAATGTTTCCCAAGTCACAGGACCTAGCATCTATTCTTTCCACTGTGAGTACGTCAGCAGTGTGAGCAAGAAAGGCAATCTCCTTGTGACCAACGTGCCCTCAGTCTGGCagatgactcttcataacttccaG AATCCCAGCTCTTACTGTGTGTGGAACCTTGTGGAACCATCTGATCCATGTCAATGTGTCTCCTAG
- the Atp6ap1 gene encoding V-type proton ATPase subunit S1 isoform 2 precursor (isoform 2 precursor is encoded by transcript variant 2) produces MMAATVVSRIRTGTGRAPVMWLSLSLVAVAAAVATEQQVPLVLWSSDRNLWAPVADTHEGHITSDMQLSTYLDPALELGPRNVLLFLQDKNALDLAPSSLVLPAVDWYAISTLTTYLQEKLGASPLHVDLATLKELKLNASLPALLLIRLPYTASSGLMAPREVLTGNDEVIGQVLSTLKSEDVPYTAALTAVRPSRVARDITMVAGGLGRQLLQTQVASPAIHPPVSYNDTAPRILFWAQNFSVAYKDEWKDLTSLTFGVENLNLTGSFWNDSFAMLSLTYEPLFGATVTFKFILASRFYPVSARYWFAMERLEIHSNGSVAHFNVSQVTGPSIYSFHCEYVSSVSKKGNLLVTNVPSVWQMTLHNFQIQAFNVTGEQFSYASDCAGFFSPGIWMGLLTTLFMLFIFTYGLHMILSLKTMDRFDDHKGPTITLTQIV; encoded by the exons ATGATGGCGGCAACAGTGGTATCTCGGATACGGACGGGGACAGGGCGGGCTCCAGTCATGTGGCTGTCTCTGTCGTTGgtggcagtggcagcagcagtggCCACGGAGCAGCAGGTGCCACTGGTACTGTGGTCGAGTGACCG GAATCTGTGGGCTCCTGTGGCCGACACACATGAGGGTCATATCACCAGCGATATGCAGCTTTCTACCTACTTAGACCCTGCCCTGGAGCTGGGTCCCCGTAATGTACTGCTGTTCCTACAGGACAAG AATGCCCTGGACTTGGCCCCCTCCTCACTGGTGCTTCCTGCTGTGGACTGGTATGCAATCAGCACTCTGACCACCTACCTACAGGAGAAGCTTGGGGCTAGCCCCTTGCATGTGGATCTAGCTACCTTAAAGGAGCTGAAGCTCAATGCCAGCCTTCCTGCCCTGCTGCTCATCCGTCTGCCCTACACAGCCAG CTCCGGTCTGATGGCGCCCAGGGAGGTCCTCACAGGTAACG ATGAGGTCATCGGACAGGTACTGAGCACACTCAAGTCTGAAGATGTCCCTTACACCGCAGCTCTTACTGCAGTCCGCCCTTCTAGA GTGGCCCGTGATATAACCATGGTGGCTGGGGGTCTAGGTCGCCAGCTGCTTCAGACTCAGGTGGCATCTCCTGCGATCCATCCTCCTGTGAGTTACAATGACACTGCCCCAAGGATCCTGTTTTGGGCACAAAACTTCTCTGTGGCATACAAAGACGAGTGGAAAGACTTGACCTCCCTCACCTTTGGTGTGGAGAATCTTAACTTGACCGGCTCCTTCTGGAATGACTCCTTTGCCAT GCTTTCACTGACCTATGAGCCACTCTTTGGTGCAACAGTGACATTCAA GTTCATTCTGGCTAGTCGCTTCTATCCAGTGTCTGCCCGATATTGGTTTGCCATGGAACGACTTGAAATCCACAGCAATGGCTCTGTTGCCCATTTCAATGTTTCCCAAGTCACAGGACCTAGCATCTATTCTTTCCACTGTGAGTACGTCAGCAGTGTGAGCAAGAAAGGCAATCTCCTTGTGACCAACGTGCCCTCAGTCTGGCagatgactcttcataacttccaG ATCCAGGCCTTCAATGTGACTGGTGAACAGTTCTCCTATGCTAGCGACTGTGCTGGTTTCTTCTCTCCGGGCATCTGGATGGGTCTGCTCACCACCCTCTTCATGCTTTTCATATTCACCTATGGTCTGCACATGATACTCAGCCTAAAGACCATGGATCGCTTTGATGACCACAAGGGCCCCACCATCACTTTGACCCAGATTGTGTGA
- the Gdi1 gene encoding rab GDP dissociation inhibitor alpha, with translation MDEEYDVIVLGTGLTECILSGIMSVNGKKVLHMDRNPYYGGESSSITPLEELYKRFQILEGPPESMGRGRDWNVDLIPKFLMANGQLVKMLLYTEVTRYLDFKVVEGSFVYKGGKIYKVPSTETEALASNLMGMFEKRRFRKFLVFVANFDENDPKTFEGVDPQNTSMRDVYRKFDLGQDVIDFTGHALALYRTDDYLDQPCLETINRIKLYSESLARYGKSPYLYPLYGLGELPQGFARLSAIYGGTYMLNKPVDDIIMENGKVVGVKSEGEVARCKQLICDPSYIPDRVQKAGQVIRIICILSHPIKNTNDANSCQIIIPQNQVNRKSDIYVCMISYAHNVAAQGKYIAIASTTVETAEPEKEVEPALELLEPIDQKFVAISDLYEPIDDGSESQVFCSCSYDATTHFETTCNDIKDIYKRMAGSAFDFENMKRKQNDVFGEADQ, from the exons ATGGATGAGGAATACGATGTGATTGTGCTGGGGACAGGTCTTACC GAATGCATCCTGTCTGGCATCATGTCTGTGAATGGAAAGAAGGTGCTGCACATGGACCGAAACCCCTACTATGGGGGTGAGAGCTCTTCCATCACACCCCTGGAGGAG CTATATAAGCGCTTTCAGATACTGGAAGGGCCCCCTGAATCAATGGGCCGGGGCCGAGACTGGAATGTTGACTTGATCCCCAAATTCCTCATGGCCAATG GTCAGCTGGTAAAGATGCTACTATATACAGAAGTGACTCGATATCTGGACTTCAAGGTGGTAGAGGGCAGCTTTGTATATAAGGGGGGCAAGATCTACAAAGTGCCATCCACCGAGACTGAGGCCTTGGCTTCTA ATCTGATGGGCATGTTTGAAAAACGACGCTTCCGAAAATTTTTGGTGTTTGTGGCAAACTTTGATGAGAATGACCCCAAAACCTTTGAGGGTGTTGATCCCCAGAACACCAGCATGCGTGATGTCTACCGGAAGTTTGACCTGGGTCAAGATGTCATAGATTTCACTGGCCATGCCTTGGCGCTCTACCGCACTGATGA CTACCTGGATCAGCCCTGTCTTGAGACTATTAACCGCATCAAGTTGTACAGCGAGTCCCTGGCCCGGTATGGCAAGAGCCCCTATTTATACCCACTGTATGGCCTGGGTGAGCTGCCCCAGGGCTTTGCCAG ATTGAGTGCCATCTATGGGGGAACATACATGCTGAACAAACCAGTGGATGACATCATCATGGAAAATGGCAAGGTGGTGGGTGTCAAATCTGAGGGAGAG GTGGCCCGCTGCAAGCAGCTGATCTGTGATCCCAGTTACATCCCAGACCGTGTGCAAAAGGCTGGCCAGGTTATTCGCATCATCTGTATCCTCAGCCACCCCATCAAGAATACCAATGATGCCAATTCCTGCCAAATTATCATCCCTCAGAACCAGGTCAACAGGAAGTCAG ACATCTATGTGTGCATGATCTCCTATGCGCACAACGTGGCCGCACAGGGCAAATACATCGCCATTGCCAGCACCACTGTAGAGACTGCAGAACCAGAAAAGGAAGTTGAGCCTGCATTGGAGCTGTTGGAACCCATTGACCAGAA GTTTGTGGCTATCAGTGATTTATATGAGCCCATTGATGATGGTTCAGAGAGTCAG GTGTTCTGTTCCTGCTCCTATGATGCTACCACACACTTTGAGACAACCTGCAATGACATCAAAGATATCTACAAACGCATGGCTGGTTCTGCCTTTGATTTTGAGAACATGAAGCGCAAACAGAATGATGTCTTTGGAGAAGCTGATCAGTGA